A single region of the Homo sapiens chromosome 6 genomic scaffold, GRCh38.p14 alternate locus group ALT_REF_LOCI_1 HSCHR6_MHC_APD_CTG1 genome encodes:
- the PSMB9 gene encoding proteasome subunit beta type-9 precursor (The RefSeq protein has 1 substitution compared to this genomic sequence): protein MLRAGAPTGDLPRAGEVHTGTTIMAVEFDGGVVMGSDSRVSAGEAVVNRVFDKLSPLHERIYCALSGSAADAQAVADMAAYQLELHGIELEEPPLVLAAANVVRNISYKYREDLSAHLMVAGWDQREGGQVYGTLGGMLTRQPFAIGGSGSTFIYGYVDAAYKPGMSPEECRRFTTDAIALAMSRDGSSGGVIYLVTITAAGVDHRVILGNELPKFYDE, encoded by the exons ACCACCATCATGGCAGTGGAGTTTGACGGGGGCGTTGTGATGGGTTCTGATTCCCGAGTGTCTGCAGG CGAGGCGGTGGTGAACCGAGTGTTTGACAAGCTGTCCCCGCTGCACGAGCACATCTACTGTGCACTCTCTGGTTCAGCTGCTGATGCCCAAGCCGTGGCCGACATGGCCGCCTACCAGCTGGAGCTCCATGG GATAGAACTGGAGGAACCTCCACTTGTTTTGGCTGCTGCAAATGTGGTGAGAAATATCAGCTATAAATATCGAGAGGACTTGTCTGCACATCTCATGGTAGCTGGCTGGGACCAACGTGAAGGAGGTCAG GTATATGGAACCCTGGGAGGAATGCTGACTCGACAGCCTTTTGCCATTGGTGGCTCCGGCAGCACCTTTATCTATGGTTATGTGGATGCAGCATATAAGCCAGGCATGTCTCCCGAGGAGTGCAGGCGCTTCACCACAGACG CTATTGCTCTGGCCATGAGCCGGGATGGCTCAAGCGGGGGTGTCATCTACCTGGTCACTATTACAGCTGCCGGTGTGGACCATCGAGTCATCTTGGGCAATGAACTGCCAAAATTCTATGATGAGTGA